The genomic region TTCACCGAGGGCGAAGGCCAGCACAAGCGCCAGATGGCGACGGGCGGCGTGGCCTGCGTCGATCTGCTGCTGCTGCGGCCGAGCCTGGCGAACCGGGCGACGATGGCCGCGCTGGGTGGGTTCAACCGCAGCGTGGCGGCGCTGAAGCGGGTGGTGAACCGCACGCCGCTGAAGGGCGTGGCAAAGAAGGTACGGCGCGGCTAACGCACCGGTTCGGGGCCTTCGCGCGCGACGTGATCGACCACCCAGCCGGCGGTGAGGCCGTGCACCGCCGTCGAGAGCAGGATGGTGAGCGCGATCGTCGCCCAGAGCTGGCCCTCGTTCAGAAATTCCATATGGCTGGTGGCATAGCCGAGATAGTAGATCGAGCCGATGCCGCGTACGCCGTAGAAGGCGACGACCCAGCGTTCGCGCGGGCGCAAATCGGTGCCGATCAGCGAAAGCCAGCCGCTCGCCGGACGGATCACGAAGATCACGGCCACTGCGATCGCGACATGCGCCCAGTCGAGTTCGCCCCAGATGGTGGGGAAGACGCCGCCGATCAGCACGAGCAGCAGCGCGGTGAGCGAATATTCGATCGATTCGTTGAAATGGTGGCAACGGGCGTGGAATTCATGGTCGGCCTCGACCCGGCGGAGGACCGCTCCGGCGACGAAGGCGGCGATGAAGCCATAGCCTTCGAGCAGTTCGGTCGCGCCATAGCAGAGCAGAACGCCGGCGATCGCCACGACACTTGAGCCGGTGTCGGCGAGCACATTGCCCCTCGGTACCACGAACAGCATCCGCCCGAGCAGCCAGCCGACCGCCGCGCCCCCCGCGACGCCGACCAGGATTCGATAGACGACGTCCTGCGCAACCCAGGTCAAGATCAGTTCGCCTGCGCCGGTTCCCGCCGCGGCGACGAGCAACCCCAGATAGACGAAGGGAAAGGCCAGCCCGTCGTTCAGTCCCGCCTCGGTGGTGAGGGCGAAGCGAACCGGATGTTCTCCGCCCTCGGTCGGCGGGCCGACCTGCACTTCGCCGGCGAGCACGGGATCGGTAGGCGCCATCACCGCGCCCAGCAGGATCGCGCCGGCGAGCGTCATTCCCGCCACGGCGAACCCCATCAGCGCCACGGCCGCGATCGTGAGCGGCATCGCGATGGCGAGCAGGCGGACGGTGGGTTTCCACCGCGTGAAGCTGGAGAGATTGTCGATCCGCAGGCCGGTGCCGAACAAGGCGACGATCACCGCGAGCTCGCTGGTGAGCTCCCAGAATCGCGAGGCGGTGCGCGGGTCCAGCGCCTCGGGCATGCCGGGGATGAGCGAGAAGGTGATCATGCCGAACAGGATCAGCAGCGCCGAGGCGGCCGGCTCGCGGCCCGAGAAGAGCCGCGGTAGCCAGGCGGCGAGAATGATCGCACCGCCCAGCGCGACCATCGCGACATGATAGGTGCTGAATCCGAAAAAAGGTTCGTCGGCCAAACGCGATGCTCCACAGATGCCCCGGCGGGCCGGCGGCGCACGCGAGTGCAGTGCTCCGGCCCACCCCAACGCGCGGTGCGGCCAAGCGGTTGCCGCCGCCATTTCCGCCACGGCCGCACGCCGCTAGGGTGGCGCGATGCACCTGCGCGCCGAAGCCATCGTCCTGTCCGTGCGCGCGCATGGCGAGCATGGCGCCGTCGTTCGGGCGCTGACCGAGGCGCATGGGCTGCAACCGGGGTATGTCCGCGGCGGACGGTCGCGGCGGTTGAAGCCAGTGCTCCAGCCGGGAAATCTGGTCCTCGGCGAATGGCGAGCACGGACCGAGGAGCAACTCGCGAGCCTGACGACCGAGCTGGTGCACAGCCGGGCGCCGCTGTTTTCCGAGCCGCTGCCGGCCGCCGCGATCGATTGGGTGACTGCGCTGACGGCGGCGGTGCTGCCCGAGGGGCAGCCTTATCCACGGCTGCATGCGGCGCTCGACGGCGTGCTCGCCGCGATCGAGGCGGCGCCGGCGGCGCGCGGCTGGGGCACGGCGCTGGTGCGCTACGAGCTGCTGCTGCTGGCCGAGCTGGGGTTCGGACTCGATCTGGAGCGGTGCGCGGCGACCGGCGGAACGGCGGAGCTGGCATTCGTCAGCCCGCGGAGCGGCGCCGCGGTGAGCCGCGCGGGCGCGGCGGGATATGAGGCGCGGCTGCTGCCGCTGCCCGGGTTCGTCGCGGCCGGTGGAACCGCCGAATGGCGCGAGATCCTGGATGGCCTGCAGCTTGCCGGCCACTTCCTCGAGCGCGATCTGCTGACCGGGCGGGCGGGCGAGACGCTGGCAGCGCGCACGCGCCTGATCGATCGGATCAAGAGGGCGGTTGCGTGAGCGCGCGACATCGGCAATGCGCTGCGCCGAGGGAGGGCTGGTTTCAGTGGCATTGATCGCGATTTTGCCGGGCGACGGCATCGGTCCCGAAGTGACGGCCGAGGCGCGCCGGGTGCTCGAGGCCGTGGGCTGCGGAGCAAGGTTCGAAGAAGCGCTGGTGGGAGGCGCGGCCTATCTCGAAACCGGTATGCCGCTGCCGCCCGATACGCTGGCGCTGGCGAAACGCGCCGACGCGATTCTGTTTGGCGCGGTCGGGGCGCCGCAATATGACACGCTGGAGCGCGCCTTTCGCCCCGAGGCAGCGATCCTGGGGCTGCGCAAGGAACTGGGCCTGTTCGCCAACCTGCGCCCGTCGAAGCTGTTCGCGGGACTGGAAGGGGCTTCGGCGCTTCGCCCCGAAATCGCGCGCGACATCGATCTGGTGATCGTCCGCGAGCTGACCGGCGACGTCTATTTCGGCGAGAAGGGCCGCAAGCTGAACGACGCAGGGCATCGCCTGGGCTTCGACATCATGGCCTATGACGAAGCCGAAATCGCACGAATCGCCCGCGTCGGCTTCGAGACGGCGCGCACGCGCTCGCGCCGGCTGGTGTCGGTCGACAAGGCGAATGTGCTCGAAAGCTCGCAGCTCTGGCGCGACGTGGTGAACGAAGTTTCGGCCGACTATCGCGACGTCGCGTTGAGCCACATGTACGTCGACAATGCCGCGATGCAGCTGGTGCGCAATCCGGGACAGTTCGACGTGGTCGTCACCGGCAATCTGTTCGGCGACATCCTCTCGGACCAGGCGAGCATGTGCGCGGGGTCGATCGGCATGCTGCCGTCCGCCTCGCTGGGCGAGGGCAGTCGCGGCCTCTACGAGCCGATCCACGGCAGCGCGCCGGACATCGCCGGGCAGGGCAAGGCGAATCCCTGCGCCGCAATTCTCTCGGCGGCGATGCTGCTGCGCCACTCGCTCGACGACGTGCCGAACGCCGAGCGGATCGAGGCCGCCGTCGCGCGCGCGCTGGC from Sphingosinithalassobacter sp. CS137 harbors:
- a CDS encoding cation:proton antiporter, whose amino-acid sequence is MADEPFFGFSTYHVAMVALGGAIILAAWLPRLFSGREPAASALLILFGMITFSLIPGMPEALDPRTASRFWELTSELAVIVALFGTGLRIDNLSSFTRWKPTVRLLAIAMPLTIAAVALMGFAVAGMTLAGAILLGAVMAPTDPVLAGEVQVGPPTEGGEHPVRFALTTEAGLNDGLAFPFVYLGLLVAAAGTGAGELILTWVAQDVVYRILVGVAGGAAVGWLLGRMLFVVPRGNVLADTGSSVVAIAGVLLCYGATELLEGYGFIAAFVAGAVLRRVEADHEFHARCHHFNESIEYSLTALLLVLIGGVFPTIWGELDWAHVAIAVAVIFVIRPASGWLSLIGTDLRPRERWVVAFYGVRGIGSIYYLGYATSHMEFLNEGQLWATIALTILLSTAVHGLTAGWVVDHVAREGPEPVR
- the recO gene encoding DNA repair protein RecO, with product MHLRAEAIVLSVRAHGEHGAVVRALTEAHGLQPGYVRGGRSRRLKPVLQPGNLVLGEWRARTEEQLASLTTELVHSRAPLFSEPLPAAAIDWVTALTAAVLPEGQPYPRLHAALDGVLAAIEAAPAARGWGTALVRYELLLLAELGFGLDLERCAATGGTAELAFVSPRSGAAVSRAGAAGYEARLLPLPGFVAAGGTAEWREILDGLQLAGHFLERDLLTGRAGETLAARTRLIDRIKRAVA
- the leuB gene encoding 3-isopropylmalate dehydrogenase gives rise to the protein MALIAILPGDGIGPEVTAEARRVLEAVGCGARFEEALVGGAAYLETGMPLPPDTLALAKRADAILFGAVGAPQYDTLERAFRPEAAILGLRKELGLFANLRPSKLFAGLEGASALRPEIARDIDLVIVRELTGDVYFGEKGRKLNDAGHRLGFDIMAYDEAEIARIARVGFETARTRSRRLVSVDKANVLESSQLWRDVVNEVSADYRDVALSHMYVDNAAMQLVRNPGQFDVVVTGNLFGDILSDQASMCAGSIGMLPSASLGEGSRGLYEPIHGSAPDIAGQGKANPCAAILSAAMLLRHSLDDVPNAERIEAAVARALASGVRTADLGGSCSTREMGDTVLRHLA